A window of Photobacterium toruni genomic DNA:
ATGCAAAAGAACTGCTCGTTGCTGCTTGATTTAATTTCGCATCTTGGGCGAATATGAAATAAACTAAAACCTTGATGCAACTATTGCCATCAGCTGTAGTCGAATATCAAATTATATTACTTTTTTTCTTTACCGCTTTTTACTTCTGCCAAGACCTTGTTTATCATCGCAGCAGTTAAAGCTAAAAAGCCAGGATGCTATGAGTTGGAAAAACATTGCAGCCCTAACCTTAGTGTTGGGCTTACTTAGTGGCTGTTCGGTCGCTGAACGTTTGGTTTATCGTATTGATATTGACCAAGGCAACTATGTAGAACAAAAAAGTGTTAATACCTTGCGTATTGGCATGACAAAAACACAAGTTCAATATGTGCTGGGTACACCTATGTTAGTAGACCCAAGTT
This region includes:
- the bamE gene encoding outer membrane protein assembly factor BamE, translated to MSWKNIAALTLVLGLLSGCSVAERLVYRIDIDQGNYVEQKSVNTLRIGMTKTQVQYVLGTPMLVDPSYPNTWNYIFYEQNGHDKPVQKNLFLTFNQQAQLVSMKGDYKQGPNFMDPMN